CCTCGCGCAGCAGGCCGCGCAAGTCCTCGGGGGTACGGGTGCCGAGCACCTTCACGCGCTCGCGCAGGCCCTCGACCAGTTCCTGGGTGGGGGCGACGCCGACGTCGGCGGTGAGCAGGGTGTCCTCGATCTCCTCCCAGGTGTCGTCGTCGAGGTGCTCGCGGGACAGCAGGGTCAGCAGGCCCTTGCCGAGCGCGTTCTGCGAGCGGGAGAGACGGGAGCGCAGCCGCACCAGGCGGCCGGCGGTGGGCTCCGGGACCTCGATCTGGGTCGGCGGGAGCTCTTCGACGACGGGCGGTTCCTCGACGGCGGCCGGAGCGGTGCCGTCGGGCAGGTCCACCTCCTCTATCGTCCGGCGCGGTTCGTCGCGGGGCGTCTCGGCCTCGTCGCCGATGTGCGGCTCGGCCGGAGGGGCGGTGAGGTCGGGGGCTGCGGGAGGCGGCGGAGGCAGCGGCTTCTTACGTCGGCTGCCGACGACGAGCCCGCCGAGCACACCGAGCACGACCACGGCGATGACTACAGCAAGGATGACGGTTTCCATAACCCGTCCAGTATCAGTCATGGAGTCCTGCGACACCGCTCTGGATGTCTGACACACCGTCAGCTAACGTCCCCCTCCACACCCCGCCCGGTGAAGGGAGACCCCCATGCCCGTCTCCGTCGTCCGTTTCAACCTCGTCGAGCCCGCCGCCACCCCCGCCTCCCTCCGCGCCCGCTACCAGGCCGCCCTGGAGATGGCCGCGTACGCCGACGAACACGGCGTCACCACCGTGCAGACGGAGGAGCACCACGGCGTCGCGAACAACTGGCTCCCCTCCCCCTTCGCCTTCGCGGGAGCCGTCTTCGGCGCCACCCGCCGCATCGCGGTCACCGTCTCCGCGGTCATCGGCCCGCTCCACGACCCGCTGCGGCTGGCCGAGGAGATCGCCGTACTGGACCTGCTGAGCGGCGGACGCCTGGTCACGGTCGCCGGGATCGGCTACCGGCCCGAGGAGTACGCCCTCTTCGACGTGGAGTGGAAGCGGCGCGGCAAACTCCAGGACGAACTGCTGGAGACGCTGCTGAAGGCGTGGACCGGCGAGGAGTTCGCGTACCGGGGCCGTACGGTACGGGTCACCCCGCGCCCGTTCACCGACCCGCACCCCCTTCTCCTGGTCGGCGGCGCCTCGAAGGCCGCCGCCCGCCGCGCCGCCCGGCTCGGGCTGCCGTTCTTCCCCAGCGCGCATCTGCCGGAGCTGGAGGCGTACTACAAGGAGCGGCTCGTCGAGTACGGGACGGAGGGCTGGACGATGATGCCGGCCGCCGAGACCCCGTTGCTGCACATCGCCGAGGACCCGGAGGCGGTGTGGGCCGCGCACGGGGAGCACTTCCTGCACGAGGCCCGGACGTACGCCTCCTGGCAGTCCGGGGACATCCGGTCGGCGGTGAGGTCGGCGGCGACGAGTGTGGAGGAGCTGCGCGCCGAGGGCGTGTACCGGATTCTGACGCCGGACGAGTGTGTGACGCAGGGCCTCGACAACCTCGTACTGCATCCGCTGGCGGGCGGGATGCCGGTCGCGGAGGGGTGGCGGAGTCTGCGGCTGTTCTGCGAGGAGGTCCTGCCGGGGCTCGGCGGCTGACCTCCATGACACGACACCGCCGCCCCGGCTCGGGCAGTGGCTGAGCCGGGACGGCGGTGACGGTCACGGGGAGACGGGCGGCGGGGTTGGGCCCGTCTCCCCGGGTTCGTGCGGGCCGCTCAGCCCATCTCCTCCAGCGCCTTGCCCTTCGTCTCCTTGACGTACTTGAGAACGAAGGGGATGGAGAGCGCGGCGAAGACCGTGTAGATCACGTAGGTCGCGGAGAGGTTCCAGTCGGCCAGCGACGGGAAGCTCGCGGTGATGGCCCAGTTGGCGATCCACTGCGCGGAGGCGGCGACGCCCAGGGCGGCGGCACGGATCCGGTTCGGGAACATCTCGCCGAGGAAGACCCAGACGACGACACCCCAGGACAGGGCGAAGAAGAGGACGAAGACGTGGGCCGCGATGAGGGCGGTCCAGCCCTGGGCGGCCGGGAGCTTGCCGTCGACCAGGTCGAAGGAGAACGCCCAGGCCTCCAGGCCGAGACCGATCACCATGCCGACGGAGCCGATGAGGGCCAGCGGCTTACGGCCGACGCGGTCGACGAAGATCATGGCGATCACGGTGCCGACGATGTTGATGATCGACGTCGTGAAGGAGTAGAAGAACGAGTCCGTCGGGTCGACGCCGACCGACTGCCACAGCGTCGAGGAGTAGTAGAACGCGACGTTGATGCCGACGAACTGCTGGAAGACCGACAGCCCGATACCGACCCAGACGATCGGCTTGAAGAAGAAGCCGCCGCCGAGCAGGTCCTTGAAGGTGGACCTGTGCTCGCTGCTCATGGCGTGCTCGATCTCGGCCACCCGGGCGTCGAGGTTCACCTTGTCGCCCTCGACCTCCTTGAGGATCTCGCGGGCGCGCTCGTGCTTGCCGACGGAGATGAGGAAGCGCGGGGACTCGGGGATGGCGAAGGAGAGCAGGCCGTAGAGGACGGCCGGGATCACCATGACGCCGAGCATGACCTGCCAGGCCTCCAGGCCCATCAGCTCGCCGCGCTGGTCGCCGCCGGCCGCGTTGAGCAGGCCCCAGTTGACCAGCTGCGAGATGGCGATGCCGATGACGATCGCGGCCTGCTGGAAGGAACCGAGACGGCCGCGGTAGGCCGGCGGGGCGACCTCGGCGATGTAGGCGGGGCCGATCACGGAGGCCATACCGATGGCGAAGCCGCCGACGATGCGCCAGAAGGCGAGGTCCCAGAGCGCGAAGGGCAGCGCCGAACCCACGGCGCTCACCGTGAAGAGCACGGCCGAGATCTGCATACAGCGGATGCGGCCGATGCGGTCGGCGATACGGCCCGCGGTCGCGGCGC
This DNA window, taken from Streptomyces sp. NBC_00663, encodes the following:
- a CDS encoding LLM class flavin-dependent oxidoreductase, yielding MPVSVVRFNLVEPAATPASLRARYQAALEMAAYADEHGVTTVQTEEHHGVANNWLPSPFAFAGAVFGATRRIAVTVSAVIGPLHDPLRLAEEIAVLDLLSGGRLVTVAGIGYRPEEYALFDVEWKRRGKLQDELLETLLKAWTGEEFAYRGRTVRVTPRPFTDPHPLLLVGGASKAAARRAARLGLPFFPSAHLPELEAYYKERLVEYGTEGWTMMPAAETPLLHIAEDPEAVWAAHGEHFLHEARTYASWQSGDIRSAVRSAATSVEELRAEGVYRILTPDECVTQGLDNLVLHPLAGGMPVAEGWRSLRLFCEEVLPGLGG
- a CDS encoding sugar porter family MFS transporter, whose translation is MTSTAQPPKSGARTAHPDHLGHVIFIAAAAAMGGFLFGYDSSVINGAVEAIRGRYDIGSAALAQVIAIALIGCAIGAATAGRIADRIGRIRCMQISAVLFTVSAVGSALPFALWDLAFWRIVGGFAIGMASVIGPAYIAEVAPPAYRGRLGSFQQAAIVIGIAISQLVNWGLLNAAGGDQRGELMGLEAWQVMLGVMVIPAVLYGLLSFAIPESPRFLISVGKHERAREILKEVEGDKVNLDARVAEIEHAMSSEHRSTFKDLLGGGFFFKPIVWVGIGLSVFQQFVGINVAFYYSSTLWQSVGVDPTDSFFYSFTTSIINIVGTVIAMIFVDRVGRKPLALIGSVGMVIGLGLEAWAFSFDLVDGKLPAAQGWTALIAAHVFVLFFALSWGVVVWVFLGEMFPNRIRAAALGVAASAQWIANWAITASFPSLADWNLSATYVIYTVFAALSIPFVLKYVKETKGKALEEMG